CTCCGGAAGTGCTTCATAGAgcatttctttggtttttttttgttttttttcttccaaCCCCAATTCTACCCACTATAAATGGAAATCCTAgtcaatttaacaaataaaatgaattacttACTGCACCAGTTAACATATCGTACATGAGAGCACCTAAGGACCACCAATCGACTTCTTTTCCATGACCGTGTCTAGTTAAAATTTCCGGAGCCCTGGAATTCATTCAAATTGTAAGCGGGTTTCCTATCAGACTTAATAACTTACATGTATTCGATGGTACCGCAAAATGTATGGGTTAAAATACCCTCGTTGATGTGTTCTTTACAAAGACCAAAATCTGTCAATTTGACGTGACCGAGGGCGTcgagtaaaatattttcaggcTTTAAATCTCTATAAATAATTCCCTGTCCGTGCAGATGTTCTAAGGCGAGTATAATTTCAGATAAATAAAagctaaaaatgaaaaaaaaaaaaagaaaaaactgatcGTTTTCgaatgaaaatgagaaaaaagtttatttaccAAGCAGTGTCTTCTAAAAATATGCCTTCTCTTTCTAGGTGCATGAATAATTCACCACCGCTGAGGTATTCTAGTATTAAGTACAGTTTCCCACCCGTTTGGAAAGCGTATATCAAGTCTACTATAAAAGGATGCTAAAAAAACGgaattaatcattattatttaaaaaaataatattgtactACACTTTTTAGTTTGACACTTTACCTTAActtcttctaaaatatttctttccgCTTTTGTATGAGCAGTATCTTTTTGGTTTCTAACAATGGAAGCTTTTCTGAGTACTTTCATGGCAAACACCGTATTGGCATCCTTTCCAGTTAATTTCCTAACCTGGAATACTTTTCCATAGCCGCCTTTTCCTAAAACTTTACGGAGTTCAAAGTCTTGTGGACCAGTCTTCTCTTGACCCTGGTTCACAATTTGCTCAGTAAGATGAACTGTCTCCGTATCATCtgttctgaaataaaaaaaaaacaaccatGTACATACGTCGTATCAAATTTATAGGCAAGCTCAGCGGAGATGCATCCGGAGGGCCACTGGTGCttgcctaatgacatcaaaaggTTCAATCAAAAGCGCCTGGTAATGTCAAGTGGGGTACGACAGGCCTATCAGAAGGTTTATATCCTTAACGCCCTTCATCAGCCCACAAAGCTACTATGAATCATTGTTTTGAAGTTAGAAGTCACATGAAGCAACTTATTCCATGGTGGATTGTCCATTTTCTGATATAAGCTCTCGAAATTGTACACTTTTTGCACATATGCATGGTATTTTGAGGTCTAAGGATCATTCTCAGTCTCCTCTTCTTTAAATGActcattttcactttttaatttcCCATAAAACTTGTAAGCAATCTTCAAAGTCACATCCATAGGTAGATTTTAATATTTCGGAGCTTCACAGAGGCTTTTTTGTcgatttgaaacaaaattgtcaATGTGTTGTAGAGGATCCTTCTTACAGTGCAAGCATGATCTTGCAAGAGCAGTTATAGTAGCAGACTGACAAGATGGTAGGTGTTCAAACTTATCACTCATCACATATTAGTTAAAACAGATGAACAGTACtagtaaaaaaatcattcattgtAGTTTATATCTCCCCTCCTATgtttgattttgataatttgacttcaacattttttataaaggtGATTTTAGGCACTATTTacgcttatattttttcaaaaactaactTTCCCATTTAATTAGATACTTAAAAGCAAGTTTAAGAACCCAAACaaccaattaattttattttataattaatagagttttaattgttttcaaattgtGGTAAAATGCTCAGTAATGAACATTCAAGCATTATTAATACTATTGAGGTGAATTAAACTAtgaattaattcatatttatcttaaagtttatttatttcactttgCAGATTAGAATATTTGTATTGTAATTGACATTGCACACAATAAACTGTTAATATAAATCCTAAGTAAAAGCCACTgacattcaaaatattattttaacaatacttatatatattataGGTACTTACTCCACAATTGCATTGATATTTGGATTCTGGTCATATTCATCCTGAAATAACAATGGAATTATTAAAACGCAAAATAATCGTCgccaataaaatttaaatattaataaagaacaTTAACAATGGACTAATTCATATACACAATAAAAGAATTTCGAACGTATGTTACCGCAAATCAGTGCAAATCTAAGGTGTGACATTGAATAGTTAAAATATCTTCCGAGATAAcccttttttcaataataaaagatgataaaaaataaattgaatttttaataattagttcGTTTACCTCTTCAATTTCGATTGCATCGTCTGAATCATCCACTTCTACAGTTTCAACATCAGGCAGTTCTAAATCGAATACACCAGCCATTTTGACATGAAACTTTAATCTTACATCTAGAATTATAGTTTTTGGGCAATGTTTCCTTAAACCGTTCACAACTGTTACGAAATTTCGAGATAACtacaagtatttttaaaaatttgtgcTAGCACGACACCATAAAATAAGGTTATGTCTAATCAGTGTCACCAACTATCGCGAGTATTAAATATCATAACAATTTTAACCAACTGAGTTCgataaaatatactaaaatcctgttttaaaaaaattatttattattttattgataaacaaACTCTTGTTCTTATAAGATGCAAGTACAAATTGATAATGATTAGGttaatgtatattattttcatatttattccaAGTTTTTGACAATGATTGATGGATGAGAAAGAAATAAACAGTATCGTATTTTGTAATAAGATTATATTGACACACTATACACATAGTTTtacatttcattataaatattagataaattagaaattaatttgcggtaaaaaatttctttgaattataaGTTAAAAACAATTGTATAAAACACCTTATATATATGCAACATGGAATTCAAAATAAGTGATGTTGTGGTTGCATACTAGTtagttataatataaaaattagttagaaaggTTGGAATTAATACCAGCAATATTTgactatattatttattaatcaattaaCAATTAGTTTTGTACAAGTTAACTAAAATAATTGTAGTAATACTTTGAAAATGCTGTGATATTCACAAAATGTTAGATTCCGCCCCCTTCAAACCTTAAATATCACAGTtatagataattaaaaaatacagacGTTATAATGTTTTTAAGCAAGGGTAGGAAATCTATCGTCGTCTCTAATGTAGTTAACAAAATGTCCAACTTGCGGGTTAGCTGCTCTGGCAACTCTGTGATGTTCGCCATCATTTTCgctaatttttaaagttttcgcTTCGTTATCGGGTAAATCTACAGAAGGCTTAAGAATTGTAGATTTTTCGTCATCTTTAACGGTTTCCGGTGCTGGAAAACTAACTGCGAGAAAAACAGCAGCCCACAGAAAAACAATCTGGA
This genomic interval from Diorhabda sublineata isolate icDioSubl1.1 chromosome 7, icDioSubl1.1, whole genome shotgun sequence contains the following:
- the LOC130446797 gene encoding ribosomal protein S6 kinase beta-2 — translated: MAGVFDLELPDVETVEVDDSDDAIEIEEDEYDQNPNINAIVETDDTETVHLTEQIVNQGQEKTGPQDFELRKVLGKGGYGKVFQVRKLTGKDANTVFAMKVLRKASIVRNQKDTAHTKAERNILEEVKHPFIVDLIYAFQTGGKLYLILEYLSGGELFMHLEREGIFLEDTACFYLSEIILALEHLHGQGIIYRDLKPENILLDALGHVKLTDFGLCKEHINEGILTHTFCGTIEYMAPEILTRHGHGKEVDWWSLGALMYDMLTGAPPFTAENRKKTIEKILKGKLNLPPYLTADARDLVRKLLKRQVPSRLGAAPEDAAAVKRHQFFKHIVWDDVLRRKYEPPFKPSLASDDDVSQFDTRFTKQTPVDSPDESTLSESANLIFQGFTYIAPSVLEEIYKPTIVKARSPRKSSFRPHFAFTPTHHQQLHHIPDQNCGYSGGMSSVQVNHVPHPMHGHHQIMNTHLPLAAHNQFTHQMAFNVPQNSCTDELMEVSTGLPHV